AAGGACCTGTCAAGGTGTGGACAGACTATACCATTCTGAGACGGGCTTGTCAAACTGCGCCGGTCTTGTCCTTGCGCGGGAGCAGACCGAGCCAGGAGCCGAGGCGATACTGGAGAATCATCAGGATCATTTGACAGCCGAGGGTAAAGGCTCGAAAGAGACTGCCGGTCACTGAAGATACCCCTACGCGCTTGCGATAATTCACGGGGATCTCCACAAAGGGAAAACCGTTCAAGATCACCAGCAGCATGAGCTGGGGGCCGAAGTGAGAGCCACCCACAGTGAACTGGGGGCGAACCTTTTCATACACGTGGCGGTGCAGCAAACGCATCGTACAGCCCACATCGCTCAGGAACGTCGTGTTGAAGAGAAACTCCATCAACTTGCCCACGGCGTAATTCCCCCATTTGAGGAATAAGCCCATGTTTGCGCCATCCCAGACGAATTCCCGTGCAGTGCGCGTG
The nucleotide sequence above comes from Candidatus Hydrogenedentota bacterium. Encoded proteins:
- a CDS encoding glycosyltransferase family 2 protein, with product MWRDKKVSVIFPTYNEKDSIRAAIEDFFASGYVDEIIVVNNNAAEGTDDEVRPTQARLVHESAQGYGHAIWRGLDEATGDLLILAEPDGTFVGKDVIKLLAFSDDMPVVFGTRTAREFVWDGANMGLFLKWGNYAVGKLMEFLFNTTFLSDVGCTMRLLHRHVYEKVRPQFTVGGSHFGPQLMLLVILNGFPFVEIPVNYRKRVGVSSVTGSLFRAFTLGCQMILMILQYRLGSWLGLLPRKDKTGAV